In Rhizoctonia solani chromosome 6, complete sequence, the sequence GCCATAATGAGAGTGATCCTAGAGGTCTTGATAGCCAAGTAAACTCACATGTTCATTTTATACCAATTAAAATCATGACTTCATACAACGTTTCTTTAGTGCAAGCATTGCGTGACTCCGGAACCTAAGCTTACTAACGCAGTGAATAGGTACGTGTACCTAGCCGTAGCTAACATCCACAAGGCAAATAAATGAATCCTATAGTTTACGGGCCGAAATGGACCCAATTTCACAAGGATATCTATCGTAGAGACCCTAAGCTGAGAGTTGTCGTACATTGACAGGACCAAAGGAGCGCCGGGCGTTAGAGCTAATGAGAGACTGATGAGTAACCGAAATTGGATTCCAACCACCACAGTCAGCGCCTCATCCTGCTTGGATAACCTCGGGGGAGCGGCGACACTATAGATACGTTAAAACCACCTGTTGAATCCTGATATACTCACTGTCTCCCCGGCGCGATGCCTCAAAGAACACCCCCAGGGCCTGCAGGAACGAGTTGTCTGACTTGTAAACTGAGGTTAGTTTTTCGTTCGAGGACTAAACAAAATATCCAAATTTAATTCCCGTAGACACAAGCGTTGTGATAAACGTCAGCCAGAGTGTGAAAGATGTGTCAAGGGGGGATATGATTGCCTGGGATATGGTCATATTAGACGGGGGGCAGCAGGCCTCAAGTCTCGGGGATCCCTGATACAGCGCTTGAGTCCATCTATGGAACACGGCAATCCAATATCTTCCTCATCAGCTGAACTCAGTCCTGCCACTGGTCGTGACAACAGTGACTCCTCAGAGGCGCTGTTAGTAGAAGGTCGTTATAATGTACGTGCCACCTATATCTTTGGTCCAATAATCCGCTGAAATCCAATAGAGTCTAGATGGTGTAGCATCGTCATCGTCAGCTTCCATCAAAACCCCTGGTGTTTGCCACGAAGAAACGTTCAACAATAAACCCGACAAAAATTCCCTCGCCTCGACTTCCAAAGCGTGGACTTCCTGGGACCAGCCACCGGTTTCTTTACGCATCTCAACACTTGACGATTCGCACATCAACCCGTCACCCCAACAACTGTTTGCGCTCTCAACTCGAATACCAAGCGCTCGATTTGAGAACCCAAAGGTTTTCTTCCACAGTGTTACATTTGAAGATTACGTACTTGCACATGGTGAGGGACCACTTCCCGTCAATTATTTTCCAAGTATATATAATGCACGACTTAAATCCAACAGGTGAAATGATGATGGAACTTTCGTATTTCAAACCTGCCCAAGATCAATCAGACCGGCTTCGTCGAGCTATTTCAATCCGTCTAAAAACGTCAAGTTTCGCTCGCTGGGTTATGTTCTTATGTGCCAGAGTATGTGAATCTTTCGTAAACGGAGACGCAACTCAGAGCCAAATTTATAATCGCTGGATTGGAGACGTTGAACGAGCGCTAAAGGGCGCTCTGACCAAGATCTTGCTTCTCGTGAAGCGTACGACCGGTTAGGGAATTGTTTGGAGGTCAGTCAAAGGTATGATGATGATACGCATTGCACTCACTTGGCTGTCAGGTCCAACTTTTAAAAACCAAGATGGGACATAGCTCCAGCATATACAAGGTTCTCCGAACTGCCACACCCACTTTTCTACAGATGGTCTATGCTGATCCCAAGCTCTGGTCGGAGTCTCGAGATCTCACATCCATTCCTTTGGGGCAAATCGTCACCTCAACTCACCACGCGCTCTCACATTTTGCACTAACAGACTCTCTATCTGCAATGGCGTTTGGGCTACCCCAACAAGTAGAATACGATACTATTGATTATATTCCTACGAGCTGCCCGGTGCCTTTTGAGTGGGGCCACAGCACACCCGCCATATTCCAGGTGTTGCTCGCTGATATCAATGCGTGCCGCGACAAACAGCTTGGGGCCCGAACTTGGAAGGACCTCGAGCAACAACTCTTAGCCTGGGAAGCACAGTCAGACTACTATAATGCATCTTGGGAAACTTGGATGATAAGCGCGTGGTTTGCGGTGCAAGAGAGCTGGAGACTCGCACTGTTGGTCTACTTGTATATGGTAAGTTCGTTATTACAGCGTTCTTGAGTATACAATGTTGAGCTCGTCGATCTATAGGCGGTGTGCGGTAGACCATCAGATGACGGAGAAGTTCAAGTATGCACGCAACAAATATTTGAAGTAATCAGCATGGTGAAGCAACCAGTGTCTTCGAAAGTAAGCGTACCTTTATTTGTTCAATATCTGATGGTAAGCCACCCTGGTCCGAGTCGCATTTTATTATCAACGTACACGATTTAGGCCGGGATATGTGCCCAGAGTGAGAGTCAAAGAACACTCGCACGGAATCGATTGTCTACTGTTTCAGAAACAAGACTCTGGTTGATGCGTGGAAGGGATTTTGTTCCAGTGCTCGAACATTTGTGGCAGGGCGTGGCTGCCAATGGTCAACCAGTTAGATGGAGTGACTATCTTGCTTCTCGTGAAGCCGTGCTTCCAGTCGCACCTTAGGCTGGAACATTTTATCTTATTTTACACACATCCGCACCCAGGCTCTAGACAAAGCTCAACTATTTGTAGCTTACATGTTACCTTGGGTGGTAATACACATAAAGCTGTGCAATTCTTGTTATACCCCTTCAATTGAATACATTGCATTGTTATCAAACTGATTGATGGGATTACGTCTATCCCCAGAGAAGTTTCATGCCTGACTCGGGGTAACGAGTGCCAGACACTGGGTTCAGCTCAACGGCACAGTTGATGTCTGCATGGTCTTCCGCCGTGAGCGCTACTGAGGCGGCAGCTAAATTTTCCAAAGTTCTCTCCGCGCGCCTAGCATCAATAAGCCATGAGTTCCAATAAGGCAGAAACCAATCAGCCGACTCACGTGGAGCTGGGAATGGGTACAACATGCGGGCCAAGTGAACATACCCATGCTAAACAAAGTTGGGCAAGGGTCAGGTTTTTCCGGCCAGCAATTTGTTTCAGCGCATTGACTAAATTCAAGTTGTTTTCAAATGCCTGAATTATGAATCAGTATCGATTAGGAAAAAAAATAACCATTGCTAAGAATCCTTACCTCTCCTTGGAAGCGAGGGAAACGGTTCCGGAGATCACCTTTAGGCAACTCCTGCGGCACCTCTCCGGTCAGAAATCCGCTTCCCAAAGGTGAATATGCGGCTACAACAGTACCAAGCTTATGTGCTGCGGCAATTACTGTTGTATGCGttagatgtatgcgcacaCGCTTGATCTTGGGTATCCAAAATCACCTTTACGCGTTTCCTTTTCGTATGACCAAAACGAGACTTCTATTTCAACAGCCGCAATGCTTCCGACCTTGTGGTTGACGACTTGGTGTCACTGATTCATTTGCCAGCGGATTTAATCACGCACCTTGCTAGCCCGCACCAAAGTGGCTTCTGAGCACTCAGATAAGCCGATTGACCCTATCTTCCCATATTCAACTTTTATTTCATAAGACGCATAGTTTGTAAGTATTATAAACCAATGAACGTATCAAAAACCAACCATATTTATTGAGCGTGGTCATGGTTTCCTCTATGGAAATTTCAGGGTCAATCCTTTTCTCGTTCAAATTGCCATTAGATTTGAGTGAACACGCTCATCTAATGATTTCACTAACCGGGCTGGCTGGAATAGATCTATCTTCTTGTTAGGCCCAAGTTTTTCGATGATATTATTGATGCTACGCGCGATTCCTTCCTCCCTGTGAATGAACATGATCAGTCAGAGACGTGTGGATACCAGCTTCAATGGGTTTCAACTTGCGAGCAATCAGGTGCATAGCCATGTTGATCCATATTTAGTGCGCCCTGTTTAAATAGCTTGATGTTGGCGTAACACCATATCAGGCCCTTTGGTTAGCTCACTTTGACAGACAAGAAAGTCCGCTCGGCATGCTCGGGATACTTCGTGAAGAATCTGTTCAGGAGTTCTAAATTGGTGGTTACATGGGGCGGTACTCCATAAAACTCTCCTAAAGAAAGGATCTTTCAAATCTGAAGTGACATGCTTGGCGTATGGATGGCACATACCACTGTTCAAAAACACTTTTGCGTTCGAGGGGGCAGCATTAATTCCCGCAATGATTGATTCGAAGCATTGGTCATCGGAAAGCGGCTCTGGCTTTGTTGTCATCTACATCTAGTGGTTTAGATACAAGGGAGCCTACGGGACAAACACACGAACCCACCGACATGAGGCCATGACCGATTTTGACGACCGGAACCCCGGCAATAGTAGCAATCTGTGCCATGGGAATTTATTAATCAGTTATGATGAATGTGGTGGTTGGATCGGTAAGTGAGTGATGGGGTGAAGGAAAATCTTTCTTATATGCAACAAAGTGTGGAGGTTACTAACTGTTTATATGCAGCAAggtgtggaggtggaggtagCTTACGACCTGCCTGCCGGAAAACTCAGAGGAGTCATGATCGTAACGCGTCACTGTGCCAACGATCTATGTATGAGAGATGCCCTGATGTAATATAACCTATAAAAGCTATACGAAAATGATGCCGAAATGATGGGAGGCAAGTATACGGTCTATCTTACAGCGCTCTCACCGGATAAGGAAGATGGTGCGAACAAACTGCGCTTAGAAATCAGATTCATCCAAGAAAAAAGATTTGCCAGATATGAGCACCCATATCATACCAACTGGCTTCCCAACAACTGGTGAGACTAATACAAAGTATCCAGTTCATTACTTGCACACACACATAATATCTGATTAACGTGTAAGTGTATCGATTTTACGgaaagtttttttttttcaaatGGATGCCGATTCATTGCCGAGAAGGCAGAAGAACGCGTGTGCGAGTGTAGTCATTGACCGATCAAATGCAATGCGATTGGTGCTTCACGATCAATTTGATATGGGCTGCTTTGACTTGTCTGTTTTATTACCTCCCAAATGTTGGCCGATTTTCTTGCACTCGTAGTTTATTGAGTAAGGGGTTAAAACTAGGCTAATATTAGTTCGTTCAACTACCTACTTTAAATATTCAAAACTCCTTGACCTGTATGCATAAGCTATTTGATGCGCGGATAATGTTTTTTTTCCTCCTTGCATTCATGAGCTCACAAGAGTCAAATGTGAGAGGTGGATTGAACCTGCCCTATACTCTTGATATGTCTAAAAAACTTAAGCGTTGAATGTTTAAGatacctctgtaatatatgtGACCAAACATTATCCTCTTTACGGCGACTACTTTTGCCCAGATTTCAGAAACTCAACATGAATGTTGTCATCGAGAAGAATACATTGTACGAGAGGGGGCGGTAGGCGCAAAGTCGATCTGCATAACAACCTGCAGCTTGATGCTTCCATAAATCAGCACCAAAACATATCGATCAATCTTCAGCTGATGCAAAATAATCACGCGGGATGCTCAGATGCCCATTGTTGTGCTTCCCAGTGCACCCAAGTCCCAGGGTACCATGGTGTTATTCAAGGCTTCTGGAGCCTACGCATCACCCCATTGTGTAACCGCGTGCGTTCCATATTCTCAAGATTTCGCTC encodes:
- a CDS encoding aldo/keto reductase family protein, yielding MAQIATIAGVPVVKIGHGLMSMTTKPEPLSDDQCFESIIAGINAAPSNAKVFLNSGEFYGVPPHVTTNLELLNRFFTKYPEHAERTFLEEGIARSINNIIEKLGPNKKIDLFQPARIDPEISIEETMTTLNKYVEYGKIGSIGLSECSEATLVRASKVGSIAAVEIEVSFWSYEKETRKVIAAAHKLGTVVAAYSPLGSGFLTGEVPQELPKGDLRNRFPRFQGEAFENNLNLVNALKQIAGRKNLTLAQLCLAWVCSLGPHVVPIPSSTRAERTLENLAAASVALTAEDHADINCAVELNPVSGTRYPESGMKLLWG
- a CDS encoding Fungal specific transcription factor domain, coding for MEHGNPISSSSAELSPATGRDNSDSSEALLVEGRYNSLDGVASSSSASIKTPGVCHEETFNNKPDKNSLASTSKAWTSWDQPPVSLRISTLDDSHINPSPQQLFALSTRIPSARFENPKVFFHSVTFEDYVLAHGRSDQDLASREAYDRLGNCLEVQLLKTKMGHSSSIYKVLRTATPTFLQMVYADPKLWSESRDLTSIPLGQIVTSTHHALSHFALTDSLSAMAFGLPQQVEYDTIDYIPTSCPVPFEWGHSTPAIFQVLLADINACRDKQLGARTWKDLEQQLLAWEAQSDYYNASWETWMISAWFAVQESWRLALLVYLYMAVCGRPSDDGEVQVCTQQIFEVISMVKQPVSSKVSVPLFVQYLMAGICAQSESQRTLARNRLSTVSETRLWLMRGRDFVPVLEHLWQGVAANGQPVRWSDYLASREAVLPVAP